Proteins from a genomic interval of Diaminobutyricimonas aerilata:
- a CDS encoding TetR/AcrR family transcriptional regulator yields the protein MIEAVKVSMRERLIDAATELFYAEGLRAVSVDKVIERAGTTKVTFYRHFKSKDELVVAHLERRAQQERDGITGAIAHAEGDPDRAFQLIAEQLGIIACEPGFRGCPFINAAAEYPDGTSAVRRAVDEHRAWCKAAFAEIVAPLDLPDAAGVADDLMLIRDGAMVAGYLDDQDALAASFLRSTRAVTRRA from the coding sequence ATGATCGAGGCCGTGAAGGTGTCGATGCGCGAACGACTGATCGACGCGGCGACCGAGCTGTTCTATGCCGAAGGCCTGCGCGCCGTGAGCGTCGACAAGGTGATCGAGCGTGCCGGCACGACGAAGGTGACCTTCTACCGTCACTTCAAGAGCAAGGACGAGCTCGTCGTCGCCCACCTCGAGCGCCGGGCTCAGCAGGAGCGCGACGGCATCACGGGGGCGATCGCGCACGCCGAGGGCGATCCGGACCGCGCGTTCCAGCTGATCGCCGAGCAGCTCGGCATCATCGCGTGCGAGCCCGGCTTCCGCGGCTGCCCGTTCATCAACGCCGCGGCCGAATACCCCGACGGCACGAGTGCCGTCCGACGGGCCGTCGATGAGCACCGGGCGTGGTGCAAGGCCGCCTTCGCCGAGATCGTCGCCCCGCTCGACCTGCCCGACGCTGCCGGAGTGGCCGACGATCTCATGCTCATCCGAGACGGGGCCATGGTCGCCGGATACCTCGACGATCAAGACGCCCTTGCAGCATCCTTCCTGCGCAGCACTCGCGCGGTGACCCGGCGGGCCTGA
- a CDS encoding MerR family transcriptional regulator — protein MAWSTREIADLAGTTVNTVRHYHRLGLLEEPDRMSNGYKQYEVRHLVRLLQIRRLRDLDVPLDQIELAGQTGDRSREALQAVDADLAASIERLQRARAEVRAILQGTTLTDLPAGFEDVGSKLTRTDRSLMLIYSQLYDEEAMSDLRRMLEDDDHSTAEEFDQLDPDADEETRRNLAERYGASMARNLADYPWLTDPTAHLQKSPKITQETFIAAVQALHNPAQLDVMGRAGVIAARMYEQARAEAAEARDPEAE, from the coding sequence ATGGCATGGAGCACGCGGGAGATCGCCGACCTGGCGGGCACGACGGTGAACACCGTGCGCCACTACCACCGGCTGGGGCTGCTCGAAGAGCCGGATCGGATGTCGAACGGGTACAAGCAGTACGAGGTGCGGCATCTCGTGCGGCTGCTGCAGATCCGACGCCTGCGCGACCTCGACGTGCCCCTCGATCAGATCGAGCTGGCCGGGCAGACCGGGGATCGCTCGAGGGAGGCGCTGCAGGCCGTCGACGCCGATCTCGCGGCGAGCATCGAACGACTGCAGCGCGCCCGTGCCGAGGTCCGCGCCATCCTGCAGGGCACCACGCTCACCGACCTGCCGGCGGGTTTCGAGGATGTCGGCTCCAAGCTGACCCGCACCGATCGTTCGCTCATGCTCATCTACTCCCAGCTCTACGACGAGGAGGCGATGAGCGACCTGCGCCGGATGCTCGAGGACGACGATCACTCCACCGCGGAGGAGTTCGACCAGCTGGATCCGGACGCCGACGAGGAGACACGCCGCAACCTGGCGGAACGGTACGGCGCCTCCATGGCGCGGAACCTCGCCGACTACCCCTGGCTCACCGATCCGACCGCGCACCTGCAGAAGAGTCCGAAGATCACGCAGGAGACCTTCATCGCCGCGGTGCAGGCGCTGCACAATCCGGCCCAGCTCGACGTGATGGGACGCGCGGGCGTGATCGCGGCGCGGATGTACGAGCAGGCGCGCGCCGAAGCGGCCGAGGCCCGCGATCCTGAAGCGGAGTGA